ATAAAATATTTAAAACGAGTTGAACTCCAAAAATAGTCAAAGCTTTTTTGACTTCTTTCTTTCCAAAGCCCTGTTGCCAAACAAGATATAAGGCCATACCCATCAAAATAAACAGAGTAGTCCAGACTGGAGCAAACACCCCATTGGGCGGATTAAAACTTGGCCTAGCTAAACTTGCATACCAAGTAGGAATAGCCGGACTAGTAAATACTGAACCGATAAATCCGGCTATGAGAGGGATAAGGATTGAGATAATAAGTTTGGGAATCTGTACTTTCATATTACTGGCATTTTTCAAAAGCCGGCAAATGTTTTTGCTCTGAAGCTTGTGATAAAGCCATAAATACACTAGTAATATCTGGGTATTGCACAACTTGGGGCAAGAGCTGTTCTTGATACAAAGCTGCATTAGCAATTTCAGCCTGAACCCCATCACTACAAGCCTGTTGTAGGGTAGAGGGACTAGCAATGTTGCCCAACCAACGATTAGCTGGAATTTCTAAGCTATATTTATCATACAAAGCTTTTAAGGCAGCAATATGCTGCTCTTCAGCTCTGATAATCATAATAAAAGGACGAACCGCACCCAAGCTCTCTACCGTAGCTTGATATGTAGCTAAGGCTTTATATTCATCATCCAAAGCTAGATCTAGGGCAGTAGCAACACTTGAAGGTAACTGGGCAGCTGGATAAGTAAGGTCAGCAACTTCCAAACAGCTCTCTCCAAAACACGTTTGTAAAGATGCAGCAGGGGAAGCTTCAATACTAATCTGAGCTGGTTGCATTGGAGCTTTTTCGGTTTGGACCGAATGTTTGGAGCCAAATATATAAAAACCTAAAACCAAACCAGCTAATAAAGCTAAAATTCCAATCAACAAAATAGTGTTTCCTGAGCTAATTTTAGCTGTTTCTTTAGAATTTTTCATAGATTTTAATAAATAATTTAATAATTAGTTTACATAATATTAAAATTATACCCGCCTCTCCCCTTCATCCTATAATTCGTTCGATTTAATTTCGTTTCGTATTGATTTAGCTATATAAATCTTGTTTCAGATTTATGTTTCATGTTAATTTTATATAAAGGGCAGATTTTATTAAATACTCATTTTTTGTTTATGCCCAGAAAAAAATCTAAATCCCCTGCTAAAAAAATCTCTCCCAAACTGTTAGCAGCTGGTGCTGCAATTGTAGTACTGTTACTAATCGGCACGTTTGTCTTTGCGGCTGACCCTGAAAAGAATAACGGTCTTGATATTAGTGGTGGTTTGCGAGCCTTAAGAGCTTGGGTTCAAGAAATGAATGATGTTAAAAATGAAGCACAGGGTTGCTGTCTGCCCCACTGCGAAGATATGGGTAAAACTGAATGTAGCCAGCTGGGCGGTACTCTTCAAAGTGATAGCTGTAGTGAAATTGAACAATGCAAATTGGGTTGTTGCCAAGTTGAGTGTTTGGTCAAAGAAAATTTTCCGCAAGATTCTTGCATACACTCCGGAGGTGATTGGAAAGCAGGGACTTGCGAGATTGGCTGTTGTCAGTACGAAGGCGGTTCTACTGAAGTTCCCAAAAAAACCTGTTTAGAGTGCATGGATGGGATTGACTGGGAAGTGGGTCAGTGTGGACCCGGTTTTGAAGTTGATATGAATAGTAGTTGGTCAAAAGAGATTGCCGGCAAAATAATTAGTCAAACTATTAATGTTAAACTTCATACATGTGAAGATACGGTTTTTTCTACCTGGACTGGTACGGTCAGCACGGTAACAAATGGTAGGGCTAGTAGTTGGCCTATGAGCTTAAACTTGGAAGAAGGCTCGTATGAATTTAACAATAATGCCGGTATGTTTGGTTATGAGGCTAGTGTTACTCCAGGAAAAATGAATATGACTTGGATGATGGGTATTGGTGACTATGTCCAAGATTTGGAGGGCAATATTAGAACTGGTGTAGTGGCTTGTCAAAAACAGTTGTAAGGAAAATTTATAAATTCATTTACCATTGATACGCTTCAGGAAGAACCGTATCCAGCTCATAACCATCAAGACGTGGGTAGAGCCTGTAATCAGCTATTATTCCAATTGGTTTATCAAATGAGGTAATAATAAGTTTGCTATCAATATCTTCCAATCCTCCTTTTGGGAAAATGTAGTGATAGGTATTCTGAGACTTAAGCAATGATGCATAAGTATATGCTCGGCTATATATACAACGTGAGATTTCGTCCCATTTACACCACTCAATATTTTGGCACAGTTCAATTAATTGATGGCTATTGGCATTATAGGCAACTTGATCAAAATGTTTTATGCCATAAGCAAATCTATTGATATCATTAGAGTCATGAATTAGAAATTTAGCTTGGTGAGTTTGTGTATCAGTTATTGGACGTAGTTCCTCTTTTAAAGATAAAAAGTCATTGTAAGGAATTTGTTTAAGTAAAAAAGAAGCTGATAAAAACACAAGTCCAAGACTTAAGAAAACTGCTACCAATTTAAAAGCTTGATATAAAAAAGCAAGTAGTACATACGGCAAGATATATAAAGTGCTTAAGTAATAATCTAGCTTATCTCCTTTATAAATACGCAACATAATAAAGATAAGTAAAAAGTAAAGCAACAGCCATCGTTCTTGACGTTTATTTTTAAGACTCACCCACCCTAAAACTAAAAGCCCTAGATATAACACCAAACGACCAAGCCAATAATTGTGATGCAAACCTATAAGAACTCGCTCCACAAAACCTGGTAAAAAAGTAAACACATAAGCTGGCTTGCTGATTTGATCATAGTAGTGACTGTGTTCCAGGGTAAAAAATTTGATAATTTCTTGAGTATTATGAAAATTATTATTAATCTCAGCTAGTGCGTAAGGGGTAAATGTCAAACAGGATAAAACAATTCCTACTAGCCAATACTTTAAAAAACTGGGTCTTTTATAAACTGTCCAAGCAAAAAGTATGAGTGAAAATGGCAGCAGCATTACTGCCTGATAATGGAGATGGATTGCTAGCGTAGTTGCTAGTAGTGCTCCTACTATCGCCCATGGTTTTTTATCTTTAATAAAAAGGACCCAAGCCCACAGGGCTATTGTACTCAGCAAGGGAACCAGTGTCGGACTCCAAGTATTAACTGAATTACTTAAAACTGTTGGTGAAAAGGCAAAAAAAACAGCAGCTAAAAAAGCGTATTCAAATTTGACAAATTTTTTTAAAATGAGCAGTAAAAAAATCGGAGTGGCTGTAGTTATAACAGTAGTAAACCACTTCATAGCCAAGGGATAATTACCACCTAGCAAGCTTACGATTAAGTGTAATTGGTAATAAAATGGCGGCACATAAAAATTCCACACACTGGCTTTAGGTCCATAAGCCACAATGTATTCATGACTGGCAATGCGATTTTCTGTTAGTAGCACATCCCGAGCCACATCTTGACTAAAAGAAGTATATAAAGAACTATATAGTAATCTAGTACACAAAAGTCCAATAAAAAAAATGAGGGTTATTTTACTTTGAAATGAGAAGGTCTTGAGCTTTAACATACTAAGATTATAACTAATCTGGTATCTAGGATACCAACATAGTATCATTAATAGTAATCAAATCATCCTGCCCATGAATACTTTAAAAGCTCTCTTATTCCCTAAGTCAGTAGCTATTATTGGTGCTTCCCGTTCTCCTAAAAAAGTCGGGGCGATCGCTTTAAAAAATATTATTGCTTCAGGCTTTAAAGGTAAAATTTATCCGGTCAATCCTAAAGAAAAAGAGATTGCTAAACTTACCTGTTATTCAGATATTACTAGCTTACCCCAAAAACCGGATTTAGCCGTCATTGCTGTCCCCGCTCCTATCGTGATTCCGGTTTTGGAGCAACTTGGCCAAGCTAACATCAAAAATGCAGTAATTTTTAGTGCTGGTTTTAAAGAGATCGGCGAAGCTGGACTGGAACGCGAACAGCAACTTATTAGTTTAGCTAAAAAATATCAACTGAATATTTTGGGTCCAAACTGCCTGGGTTTTGCTAATAATAGCTGTCCAATCAATGTTACTTTTGCTCAAGTAGTTAAGCAGCCTGGTAACTTGCGCTTTTTATCTCAATCCGGAGCTATTGCTTCTTCAATTTTTGATTGGTTTGAAGCCAGCCATTTGGGTTTTGATCAATTTATTACTCTGGGCAATAAGTCGGTCCTGACTGAAAATGATTTCTTACAATACTGGCTCGACCATGATAAAGAAAATAGTAATAAAGATTTAGCTGCTGCCCAACCAGTTGCCATGTATTTAGAATCTATTAGTCATGGTCGTACTTTTACCAAACTAGCTACCAAGCTCTCTCAAAAACAACCACTGATTATATTAAAACCAGGTAAATCTCAAGCTGCAGCTAAAGCTATGCAGTCTCATACTGGTGCAATTGCCGGATCTGATGCGGTTTTGGATCAGGTTTTGAGACAAGCCGGAGTCATCCGCTGTGATGGTCCAGAAGAGCTCTTTGATTTATCTCGCAGCTTTTCCTGGCAAAATGCCCCACTTGGCCCCAATGTCGCGGTAGTTTCCAATGCTGGCGGGCCAGGGGTGATTAGTGCTGATGTCATCTCTGAAGTTGGTTTGCAACTAGCCGAATTTGATCCCACCACTAAAGCCGAGTTGGTCGCCAAACTTCCCCGAGAAGCTAGTATTTTAAATCCGGTTGATGTTTTAGGTGATGCTTTGGGCCAACGCTATGAAGATGCCATTGAAATTGTCCTAGGCAAAGATTGCGTCCATGCCCTACTGATTATCTTAACTCCTCAAGTTATGACTCAGATTAGCCAAACCGCCGAAATGATTGGCAAAGTCGCTGCTAAATTTGATAAGCCAGTAGTTTGCTCGTTTATGGGTGGTAAAAATATTAGCAAAGGCGAGAAGGTTTTAAATAGCTATCATATCCCTTCTTTCCGTTTTCCTGAACGGGCTATCAAAGCACTAGCTAAAATGTGGTGGTGGCAACAGTGGCGGCAAACCCAAGGTCAATTTAGTAAAACCACTACTACCAAAATGATTGATCAGAATAAAGTAAAACAGGTCATTGATAAAGCCACATCTCAAAACAGACCTACTTTAGATAGTTTTGAAACCAATCAATTGTTTAAAGCTGCCAAGATTACCATCCCTCCAACTGCCTTGGCTAAAACTCCATCCCAAGCTCAGCATTTTGCCAGAATTCATGGTTTTCCAGTGGTTTTAAAAATGATCTCTCATAAACTCCTGCACAAAACTGAAATGAAGGGTGTAGTTACTAAGATTAAAAACCGTGATCATTTAGAGAGCGTTTATTCTCAAATGGCTGAACAAATTCATCAACTTGAACCAGACATTAAAGATACGGTCAAAATCCAGGTTCAAAAACAGATTCTTGATGGGGTAGAAATTATTGCTGGCATTAAACGCGATCCCAATTTTGGCCCAATTGTCATGTTTGGTGCTGGTGGCACCTTGGCTGAATTGATTGCCGATCGTAATTTGCACACGCTTCCGCTTAACTCTGATCAGGCTCGGTTTTTAATTGAGCACAGTAAAATATATAAAATTCTTAACGGGTATCGTGGTCAGAGTCCGTATGCTATTGATAAACTAGTTGATCTTCTAGTCAAACTAGCAGCCTTAGCTCAACATACTCCTCAACTGTCAGAAATTGAGATCAACCCAGTTATCGTCACTCATGATAACGTTTGGGCGGTTGACGGGAAAACCATCTTAGCAGAGAATAAATCCTAATATATGGATACTATACAGATCAAACCAAACATCCATTGGGTGGGAGCTATTGATTGGGATCTCAAGCACTTCCATGGCCATACCTACAACACTATTCATGGCGGTACCTACAATTCCTATTTGATCATGGACGAGCAAGTTACTTTAATAGATACCGTTCAGGAAAATTTTACTCAAAATCTAATTGATAAAATTAGTCAAATCACTCCTTTAGAAACCATCCAAAATATTATTGTCAATCATATTGAATACGATCACAGCGGTGCTTTGCCTAAATTGCTGGAACTAGCTCCTCATATCAAACTCTATGGCACCCAAAAAGCCCAAGAGGGTTTAGTTAAAATGTACGGTAGTTCTTGGAATTTTACTGTGGTTAAAACCGGAGATACGCTAAACCTAGGCCAAAAAACCCTGCAGTTTCTGGAAACTCCTATGATTCATTGGCCGGATAATATGGTGACTTACTGTCCTCAAGATAAAATCCTTTTTTCCAATGATGCTTTTGGGCAGCAATATGCTACCAATGAACGTTTTAATGACGAAGTGGATCAGGATATTTTGTACCAAGAACATGCTAAATACTATGCTTCCATCCTCTGGCCTTTTGCAAATTTAATAACTAATAAATTGAAAGAGCTGGAAGCTTTTGATATAGATATGATTGCCCCCAGTCATGGGGTGATTTGGCGTCATGATTTGCCCAAACTTCTGGAAACTTATAAAACCTGGTCAGAAAACCAAACTAAACCCAAAGTAGTTATTGTCTATGAAACTATGTGGCAATCAACCACTACCATGGCTCAAAAGATCGCTCAAGCCATCGAAGAAGCTGGTGTAGAAGTGGTAGTTTTTGATATTGCAACGAGTGATCATACACAAGTTTTGTATCATCTTTTTGAAGCCAAAGCTTATCTTTTTGGCTCTTCAACTCATGATAATGGTATGCTACCTAACTTGGCTGGTTTTCTGCATTTTTTAAAAGGCCAAAAACCCCAACATC
The Candidatus Beckwithbacteria bacterium DNA segment above includes these coding regions:
- a CDS encoding DUF2202 domain-containing protein, producing the protein MEVADLTYPAAQLPSSVATALDLALDDEYKALATYQATVESLGAVRPFIMIIRAEEQHIAALKALYDKYSLEIPANRWLGNIASPSTLQQACSDGVQAEIANAALYQEQLLPQVVQYPDITSVFMALSQASEQKHLPAFEKCQ
- a CDS encoding tryptophan-rich sensory protein, yielding MKVQIPKLIISILIPLIAGFIGSVFTSPAIPTWYASLARPSFNPPNGVFAPVWTTLFILMGMALYLVWQQGFGKKEVKKALTIFGVQLVLNIL
- a CDS encoding MBL fold metallo-hydrolase — encoded protein: MDTIQIKPNIHWVGAIDWDLKHFHGHTYNTIHGGTYNSYLIMDEQVTLIDTVQENFTQNLIDKISQITPLETIQNIIVNHIEYDHSGALPKLLELAPHIKLYGTQKAQEGLVKMYGSSWNFTVVKTGDTLNLGQKTLQFLETPMIHWPDNMVTYCPQDKILFSNDAFGQQYATNERFNDEVDQDILYQEHAKYYASILWPFANLITNKLKELEAFDIDMIAPSHGVIWRHDLPKLLETYKTWSENQTKPKVVIVYETMWQSTTTMAQKIAQAIEEAGVEVVVFDIATSDHTQVLYHLFEAKAYLFGSSTHDNGMLPNLAGFLHFLKGQKPQHRFGAAFGSLGWGGGAVKEIEELMQATGIEIVQPGIAIKYRPTDEELRQLYEFGKSFAEKVKSL